The Pseudobythopirellula maris genome has a window encoding:
- a CDS encoding alpha-L-rhamnosidase — translation MQRLCPSFLRPAFLLVVATFLAACGAGDAYAQPAHSLTVGEGFVSPLGFHDATPRFSWKLPAGAERQTAYRLEVVADGDRWESGWVESPRSVFVEYGGRPLRSGERVRWRVQVRDEQGEERPWSERAELETGLLSAEDWQAHWIHPAGEIDPHQERVAWLRRVVSLGGEVARARLHVTARGVFQVEINGERVGRDHFANGWTSYEKRLDTLTYDVTEQLRSGENTLRAMLGTGWYAGKLGWRNKVAHYGRRPEFLCQLEIELADGKELTVVSDGEWQGTYDGPVLSSSLYDGERHDARRAVEGWAPVVANAELGPARLTPKPLAPVRVVEELSPQQITEPAPGKFVFDLGQNMVGCARISVPTEQGETITLRTSEMLKADGTLYTEAYRTAESTDRYTAAETGRIEWRPSFTFHGFRYVELSGLPAGAEPQASWVSGLVMHSDLDRVGRFDSSHAKLNQLQSNIVWGQRGNFLDIPTDCPQRDERLGWTGDAQVFCPTSMFNYDSHAFWKSWLGSMRDDQFDDGRIPHVVPDVLGNGGSPGWMDAAVVIPWEVYVRTGDTELLADNLPMMERLVGWYRSQSTDGRITEIKSYGDWLQPYSESNKGDTPAALIGTAYYARCADLLSRAAKIVGRDDLARRYADEADRVKAAFAGHYFDSEGTLQNAPPTQTAYLLAIAFELIPSELHGRAAEHVVRLVGEADGHLRTGFLGTPLLVRTLEEQGYPELAYELLLKESYPSWFYSINQGATTMWERWNSYSHADGFGNVSMNSFNHYAYGAIGQWMYERVAGLAPDPAHPGYKHFFVRPLVDGSLESAGVELETAYGLAASSWQKEGGRVTMRVVTPPNTTATIEFPTDRASETVGPGEHEFELELE, via the coding sequence ATGCAACGGCTATGTCCTTCTTTCTTGCGCCCCGCTTTCTTGCTCGTCGTGGCGACGTTCCTGGCCGCCTGCGGGGCCGGTGATGCGTACGCCCAGCCCGCCCACTCGCTCACGGTGGGCGAAGGGTTTGTCAGCCCGCTCGGCTTCCACGACGCCACGCCGCGGTTCTCATGGAAGCTGCCCGCGGGCGCCGAACGGCAAACCGCTTACCGCCTAGAGGTCGTCGCCGATGGCGACCGCTGGGAGAGTGGTTGGGTCGAGTCGCCGCGATCGGTCTTCGTCGAGTACGGCGGCCGGCCGCTCCGTTCGGGCGAGCGGGTGCGATGGCGGGTGCAGGTGCGCGACGAGCAAGGCGAAGAGCGCCCCTGGAGTGAGCGGGCCGAGCTGGAGACCGGGCTGCTCTCCGCGGAGGATTGGCAAGCACATTGGATCCACCCGGCGGGGGAGATCGACCCCCATCAAGAGCGCGTCGCCTGGCTGCGGCGTGTCGTTTCGCTGGGGGGCGAGGTCGCCCGCGCGAGGCTGCACGTCACGGCGCGAGGCGTCTTTCAGGTGGAGATCAACGGCGAGCGTGTCGGCCGCGACCACTTCGCCAACGGCTGGACCTCCTACGAGAAGCGGCTCGACACACTGACTTACGATGTGACCGAGCAGCTGCGCTCGGGAGAGAACACACTGCGGGCGATGCTCGGCACGGGCTGGTACGCGGGCAAGCTCGGCTGGCGGAACAAGGTCGCCCATTACGGCCGGCGGCCCGAGTTCCTCTGCCAGCTGGAGATCGAGCTGGCGGACGGCAAGGAGCTGACGGTCGTCTCGGACGGCGAGTGGCAGGGGACCTACGACGGGCCGGTACTGAGCTCCAGCCTGTACGACGGCGAGCGGCACGACGCCCGGCGGGCGGTCGAGGGGTGGGCGCCGGTCGTGGCGAACGCCGAGCTCGGCCCGGCGCGGCTCACCCCCAAGCCGCTGGCGCCGGTCCGAGTGGTCGAGGAGCTCTCGCCCCAACAGATCACCGAGCCGGCCCCCGGCAAGTTCGTCTTTGACCTGGGGCAGAACATGGTCGGCTGCGCGCGGATCAGCGTGCCGACCGAGCAGGGCGAGACCATCACGCTGCGGACCTCCGAGATGCTCAAGGCCGACGGCACGCTCTACACCGAGGCGTACCGCACGGCCGAGTCGACCGACCGCTACACGGCCGCCGAGACGGGCCGCATCGAGTGGCGCCCCTCGTTCACGTTCCACGGTTTCCGCTACGTCGAGCTGAGCGGCTTGCCCGCGGGCGCCGAGCCCCAGGCCTCGTGGGTGAGCGGCCTGGTGATGCACAGCGACCTCGATCGGGTCGGCCGCTTCGACTCGTCGCACGCCAAATTGAACCAGCTGCAGAGCAACATCGTTTGGGGCCAGCGCGGCAACTTCCTCGACATCCCGACCGACTGCCCGCAGCGCGACGAGCGGCTCGGCTGGACCGGCGACGCCCAGGTTTTCTGCCCGACCTCGATGTTCAACTACGACAGCCACGCCTTCTGGAAGAGCTGGCTCGGCTCGATGCGAGACGACCAGTTCGACGACGGCCGCATCCCGCACGTCGTACCCGACGTGCTCGGCAATGGGGGCAGCCCCGGCTGGATGGACGCCGCCGTCGTCATCCCCTGGGAGGTCTACGTCCGCACCGGCGACACCGAGCTGCTGGCCGACAATTTACCCATGATGGAGCGGCTCGTCGGCTGGTACCGCTCGCAGTCGACCGACGGGCGGATCACCGAGATCAAGTCTTACGGCGATTGGCTGCAGCCCTACTCCGAGAGCAACAAGGGCGACACGCCGGCGGCGTTGATCGGCACGGCCTACTACGCCCGCTGCGCCGACCTGCTGTCGCGGGCCGCCAAGATCGTCGGCCGCGACGACCTCGCCCGCCGCTACGCCGACGAGGCCGACCGGGTCAAAGCGGCCTTCGCCGGGCATTACTTCGACTCGGAGGGGACGCTGCAGAACGCCCCGCCCACGCAAACGGCTTACCTGCTCGCCATCGCCTTTGAGCTCATCCCCAGCGAGCTGCACGGCCGGGCGGCGGAGCACGTGGTGCGTTTGGTCGGCGAGGCCGACGGCCACCTCCGGACCGGGTTCCTGGGGACCCCGCTGCTGGTCCGCACACTCGAAGAGCAGGGCTACCCGGAGCTCGCCTACGAGCTGCTGCTCAAGGAGAGCTACCCGTCGTGGTTCTACTCGATCAACCAAGGCGCCACGACCATGTGGGAGCGGTGGAACAGCTACAGCCACGCGGACGGTTTTGGGAACGTGTCGATGAACTCGTTCAACCACTACGCTTACGGGGCGATCGGCCAATGGATGTACGAGCGGGTTGCCGGCCTGGCGCCCGACCCCGCGCACCCGGGCTACAAGCACTTTTTCGTCCGGCCGCTTGTCGACGGCTCGCTCGAATCGGCTGGCGTCGAGCTGGAAACGGCGTACGGCCTAGCGGCGAGCTCGTGGCAAAAAGAGGGCGGCCGCGTAACGATGCGAGTCGTGACGCCGCCCAACACGACCGCTACGATCGAGTTCCCCACCGATCGGGCGAGCGAAACGGTCGGCCCTGGCGAGCACGAGTTTGAGCTGGAGCTCGAGTGA